A region from the Arachis ipaensis cultivar K30076 chromosome B01, Araip1.1, whole genome shotgun sequence genome encodes:
- the LOC107607841 gene encoding uncharacterized protein LOC107607841 produces the protein MGFGRRWRAWIIECIRSASISVMVNGAPSKPFKMERGLRQGDLLSPFLFILVVDVLNRMIGEAVRNRRIAPLLVGRDNVELSHLQFDDDTILFCPLEEETVRNYKRLLRCFEVMSGLSINFDKSSLIPVNCSQEWASQMCRLLGCQAANLPVKYLEINLGANPRLVKTWKPLIDKVEEKLSLWKAKVLSKARKLVLIKFVINSLPTYYLSLYKMPVTVAKKISLQRRFFWGKDDGQPGLALVKWEMIQASKKLGGLGVGDVMIRNTVQTLTDDVLNYKFTNGIWKGIVPPRIELFTLFRVVQKVTHVVDGYAEDNIGVAELYFLFLYIEGEKFEVKWMERRKRTGRGATGGCCHISSDALQ, from the exons atggggttcggTAGAAGATGGAGGGCATGGATTATAGAGTGCATTAGATCAGCTTCTATATCTGTAATGGTTAATGGGGCTCCTTCCaagccgttcaagatggaaagAGGGCTTCGACAAGGTGACCTGTTATCACCTTTTCTATTCATCCTCGTTGTAGATGTGCTGAACAGGATGATAGGTGAGGCGGTAAGAAACAGGAGGATAGCTCCTCTATTAGTAGGCAGGGACAATGTAGAGCTATCTCACCTCCAGTTTGATGATGACACTATTTTGTTCTGCCCACTAGAGGAAGAGACAGTTAGAAACTACAAGAGACTCCTGAGGTGTTTTGAGGTCATGTCGGGATTGAGCATCAACTTTGACAAGTCTAGTTTGATACCGGTAAATTGCAGTCAGGAGTGGGCCAGTCAAATGTGCAGGTTGTTAGGATGTCAGGCGGCGAATCTACCAGTAAAGTATCTGGAAATTAATCTAGGTGCAAACCCCAGGCTGGTAAAAACGTGGAAGCCATTGATAGATAAGGTGGAGGAGAAACTGAGTTTGTGGAAAGCAAAGGTGCTAAGCAAAGCGAGAAAGCTGGTTCTCATCAAATTCGTGATCAATAGTCTGCCTACGTACTATTTGAGCTTGTATAAAATGCCAGTTACGGTGGCAAAAAAAATCTCATTGCAAAGAAGATTCTTTTGGGGAAAGGACGACGGACAACCTGGATTGGCTCTTGTAAAATGGGAGATGATACAGGCATCGAAGAAATTAGGGGGACTAGGTGTGGGAGATGTGATGATTCGTAATACC GTACAAACATTGACAGATGATGTCCTCAACTATAAGTTCACAAATGGAATATGGAAAGGAATTGTTCCACCGCGGATAGAGTTGTTTACTTTGTTT AGAGTGGTGCAAAAGGTAACccatgttgttgatggctatgccgaagATAACATAGGAGTTGCAGAACTATATTTTTTGTTCTT ATACATAGAAGGAGAGAAATTTGAAGTCAAGTGGATGGAAAGGAGGAAGAGAACTGGAAGAGGGGCAACCGGTGGCTGCTGCCACATCAGCAGTGATGCTCTCCAATAG